The following proteins are co-located in the Synechococcus sp. PROS-U-1 genome:
- the leuB gene encoding 3-isopropylmalate dehydrogenase produces MAQHRVVLLPGDGIGPEITAVARQLLEVVSQRHGFSLSFEEQPIGGSAIDATGEPLPASTLEACKSADAVLLAAIGSPRFDSLPREKRPETGLLGLRSGMELFANLRPVKIVPALIEASSLKREVIEGVDLMVVRELTGGIYFGQPKGRIETEGDERGFNTMTYSGSEVDRIAKVAFEIAQERRGRLCSVDKANVLDVSQLWRDRVDAMAPGYANVDVSHMYVDNAAMQLVRDPRQFDVLLTGNLFGDILSDEAAMLTGSIGMLPSASLGSEGPGLFEPVHGSAPDIAGQDKANPMAMVLSAAMMLRTGLKQGAAADDLEAAVDAVLAGGFRTGDLMAEGCTQLGCRAMGEELLKAL; encoded by the coding sequence ATGGCTCAGCACCGCGTTGTTCTTCTGCCCGGTGATGGGATCGGCCCGGAGATCACCGCTGTCGCCCGCCAGTTGCTGGAGGTCGTCAGTCAGCGTCATGGCTTTTCGCTGAGCTTCGAGGAACAGCCCATCGGTGGCAGCGCTATTGATGCCACTGGTGAGCCACTTCCCGCCAGCACCCTGGAAGCCTGCAAGTCAGCCGATGCTGTGTTGCTGGCTGCCATCGGTAGCCCTCGCTTCGACAGTCTTCCCCGCGAAAAGCGCCCGGAAACCGGCCTGCTCGGTTTGCGCTCTGGCATGGAGTTGTTTGCCAATCTTCGCCCGGTCAAGATTGTCCCCGCCCTCATTGAGGCCAGCAGCCTCAAGCGCGAGGTGATCGAGGGAGTTGATCTGATGGTGGTGCGTGAACTCACCGGTGGGATTTACTTCGGTCAGCCCAAGGGACGCATCGAGACCGAGGGAGACGAGCGTGGCTTCAACACCATGACCTACTCCGGCTCGGAGGTGGATCGGATCGCAAAGGTGGCCTTTGAGATCGCCCAGGAGAGGCGTGGACGGCTGTGCTCGGTCGACAAGGCCAATGTTCTTGATGTGAGCCAGCTCTGGCGTGACCGTGTCGATGCCATGGCGCCTGGATACGCCAATGTCGATGTGAGCCACATGTATGTGGACAACGCGGCGATGCAGCTGGTGCGCGACCCCCGTCAGTTCGATGTGCTGCTCACCGGGAATCTTTTCGGCGACATTCTCAGCGATGAGGCGGCAATGCTCACTGGCTCCATCGGAATGCTGCCCTCGGCCTCCCTCGGCAGTGAAGGACCTGGTCTCTTTGAGCCTGTGCATGGTTCGGCCCCCGATATCGCCGGTCAGGACAAGGCCAATCCGATGGCCATGGTGCTCTCGGCCGCGATGATGCTGCGCACCGGTTTGAAGCAGGGTGCTGCTGCCGATGATCTCGAAGCCGCTGTTGATGCCGTTCTGGCCGGCGGATTCCGCACCGGTGATTTGATGGCAGAAGGCTGCACTCAGCTGGGTTGTCGCGCCATGGGTGAGGAATTGCTCAAAGCTCTTTGA
- a CDS encoding LD-carboxypeptidase encodes MQSRRTLLISGASAIASTVVTALLSPRAMGAQGRLAPLKPGARIRAVNPGTWMDPDTDLQPLIERCDAQKWHLEIPATVTRQWRYFSGTDRERISDLAAAWNDPTVDAVLTLGGGWGAARVLEAGFRFPRRPKWSLGFSDTSSLLLAQWAAGLPGGIHGSSGGTDAQWQRTVALLRGEPVAPLQGEPRRRGIACGPLVVTNLTVATHLIGTPWLPSLKGAILVLEDVGEAPYRVDRMLTQWRSAGLLEHLAGVACGRFSWAQDDILPGDFTMEEILEERLGDLGIPLVLNLPMGHGRPNQALPLGSQAQLDGQRGLLSLLP; translated from the coding sequence ATGCAGAGCCGCCGAACGCTGCTGATCTCAGGGGCATCAGCCATTGCATCCACAGTCGTTACGGCCCTGCTCTCCCCAAGGGCCATGGGCGCGCAGGGGAGGTTGGCACCGCTGAAACCTGGAGCGCGCATCCGGGCGGTGAACCCCGGCACATGGATGGATCCAGACACCGATCTGCAACCCTTGATCGAGCGCTGTGATGCACAGAAATGGCATCTTGAAATCCCAGCCACCGTCACCCGTCAATGGCGCTACTTCTCGGGAACAGACCGAGAGCGGATCAGCGACCTGGCAGCGGCCTGGAATGATCCAACAGTCGATGCTGTTCTGACCCTTGGTGGCGGCTGGGGTGCCGCCCGCGTGCTTGAAGCTGGATTCCGCTTTCCGCGACGTCCCAAATGGAGTCTTGGGTTTTCTGACACCAGCTCCCTGCTGCTGGCCCAGTGGGCCGCCGGCCTGCCGGGGGGCATTCATGGATCAAGCGGCGGCACGGACGCGCAGTGGCAACGGACGGTTGCTCTGCTCCGGGGAGAACCGGTAGCCCCCCTTCAGGGAGAGCCGCGACGGCGAGGAATCGCTTGTGGCCCCTTGGTTGTCACCAACCTGACCGTGGCGACACATCTGATCGGAACGCCCTGGCTTCCCTCGCTGAAGGGCGCCATTTTGGTGCTGGAAGACGTTGGAGAAGCGCCCTACCGGGTGGATCGGATGCTGACCCAGTGGCGCAGCGCTGGCCTGTTGGAGCACTTGGCTGGGGTGGCTTGCGGTCGGTTCAGCTGGGCACAGGACGACATCCTCCCTGGAGATTTCACCATGGAGGAAATCCTTGAAGAACGCCTGGGCGACCTGGGTATTCCGCTTGTGCTCAATCTGCCGATGGGTCATGGTCGGCCCAACCAGGCGTTGCCGCTGGGTTCACAAGCACAACTGGATGGCCAGCGCGGCCTGCTCAGCCTGCTCCCCTGA
- a CDS encoding CARDB domain-containing protein, which translates to MADLTIANTVSDLIQGDVREHLPLERIPLQGDVLGLGTTSSLENGELTFLRNASGNSDIWRCIAHNGSIIRLQPGDGSGHFPYVCFTGDATELRRPVELSSLKQLEQQPIQDIISSAIKQQRNRGALEDAPIYGIRMLAHWDELVITVASKLCMGQQRRNRGFSSGSDNGTQAETSIYDMLQHYRLAPLPPEQPGDPISYLGKSMQWDCCGFFDCEPEQGRVTVPKAGDHLHLHGCSTDLAYGGHVLHDHPHTRLGRIEQLVLYPLQSIESLCSDLAINHLNYEKGQIQFSVTNAGALDVSDVGVAVIVNDRFSDHRYLQIPWMNAGASESYSLAWQLPPGQHSISVIADPQELVIEPQNRRQNNRMDLKVNIS; encoded by the coding sequence TTGGCCGACCTCACCATCGCGAACACGGTTTCCGATCTGATCCAAGGCGATGTTCGCGAACATCTGCCATTGGAACGGATTCCCCTGCAAGGCGATGTGCTGGGGCTTGGGACCACGTCAAGTTTGGAGAACGGTGAACTCACCTTTCTTCGCAACGCCTCCGGGAATTCGGACATCTGGCGCTGCATCGCCCACAACGGAAGCATCATTCGGCTGCAGCCTGGGGACGGCAGCGGACATTTCCCTTATGTGTGCTTCACAGGAGATGCAACGGAGCTGCGTCGACCTGTTGAGCTGAGCTCGCTCAAGCAGCTGGAGCAGCAGCCAATCCAAGACATCATCAGCTCCGCGATCAAACAGCAACGCAATCGCGGGGCCCTGGAAGATGCCCCCATTTACGGAATCCGAATGCTGGCCCACTGGGATGAGCTGGTGATCACCGTGGCCTCCAAGCTCTGCATGGGGCAGCAACGACGGAACCGAGGTTTCTCCAGTGGTTCAGACAACGGCACACAGGCCGAGACGAGCATCTACGACATGCTCCAGCACTATCGTCTCGCGCCGTTACCGCCTGAGCAACCCGGCGATCCGATCAGCTATCTCGGCAAATCGATGCAATGGGATTGCTGCGGGTTCTTCGACTGTGAACCGGAACAGGGGCGCGTCACGGTTCCCAAAGCAGGCGATCATCTGCATCTGCATGGCTGCAGCACCGACCTGGCCTATGGGGGCCATGTTCTGCATGATCATCCCCACACCCGCCTGGGGAGGATCGAACAACTGGTGCTTTACCCGCTGCAGTCAATTGAATCGCTCTGCAGTGATCTCGCCATCAATCACCTGAACTATGAGAAGGGCCAGATCCAGTTCAGCGTCACCAATGCTGGTGCCCTTGATGTGAGCGACGTGGGGGTGGCTGTGATCGTCAACGACCGCTTCAGTGATCACCGTTATCTGCAGATTCCCTGGATGAATGCTGGAGCGAGCGAGAGTTACAGCCTGGCCTGGCAGCTGCCCCCTGGTCAGCACTCCATCTCAGTGATTGCCGATCCCCAAGAACTGGTCATCGAACCCCAGAACCGGCGCCAAAACAATCGGATGGATCTGAAGGTCAACATCTCCTAA
- a CDS encoding Gfo/Idh/MocA family protein, with translation MSPQPIGVAVAGLGFGEKVHLPALAAAPDLQAVALWHPRQERLDAAKADHGLKGYSDWDALLADPAVEAVVIATPPAPRFALARRALEAGKHLLLEKPITLHADQARELQRLAMERGLSVGVDYEYRAVPLFMQAERLLRAGAVGTPWLVKLDWLMGSRADPQRGWNWYAEADQGGGVIGALGTHAFDMLAWLVGPVGSVQALNSVSIPQRPHPEGGLAPVDAPDVSLVQANLHWQGRPDMPVPAQVSLSSVSRCGRGFCLDVTGSEGSLVLSSSNQKDYVHGFELQHAALGGGLKEVPLDADLAFNQNWSDGRIAPVARVLGWWAESIRHGNPMIPGLAEGVMSRNACDQVEASLAHI, from the coding sequence ATGTCTCCACAACCCATTGGTGTTGCCGTTGCCGGTCTCGGCTTTGGGGAGAAGGTGCACCTACCGGCGCTTGCCGCAGCTCCCGATCTTCAGGCGGTTGCCCTCTGGCACCCACGCCAAGAGCGGCTGGATGCCGCGAAGGCCGACCACGGCCTGAAGGGATACAGCGACTGGGACGCTCTGCTGGCTGATCCTGCTGTGGAAGCGGTGGTCATTGCCACCCCCCCTGCACCGCGTTTTGCGTTAGCCCGTCGAGCCCTTGAGGCGGGTAAGCACTTGCTGCTGGAGAAGCCCATCACTTTGCATGCCGATCAAGCCAGAGAGCTGCAGCGGCTGGCCATGGAACGGGGACTTTCGGTGGGAGTTGATTACGAATATCGGGCTGTACCTCTGTTCATGCAGGCGGAGCGTCTGCTGCGAGCTGGTGCTGTTGGCACGCCCTGGCTGGTGAAACTGGACTGGCTGATGGGCAGCCGTGCCGATCCCCAACGTGGCTGGAACTGGTATGCCGAGGCGGATCAGGGTGGAGGTGTGATCGGAGCCTTGGGAACCCATGCTTTCGACATGCTCGCTTGGTTGGTTGGTCCTGTGGGGTCTGTTCAAGCATTGAACAGCGTCTCGATTCCTCAGCGACCGCACCCGGAGGGTGGTTTGGCCCCCGTTGATGCACCCGATGTGTCGTTGGTGCAGGCCAATCTGCACTGGCAAGGCCGACCTGACATGCCGGTGCCAGCCCAGGTCAGCCTGAGTTCGGTGTCCCGATGCGGACGGGGATTCTGCCTCGATGTCACTGGATCAGAGGGATCCTTGGTGCTCAGCAGCAGCAACCAGAAGGATTATGTGCATGGATTCGAACTTCAGCACGCAGCGTTGGGTGGCGGTCTAAAAGAGGTGCCGCTCGATGCGGACCTCGCGTTCAATCAAAATTGGAGTGATGGTCGGATTGCGCCCGTTGCCAGAGTGTTGGGTTGGTGGGCCGAGAGCATCCGTCATGGCAATCCGATGATTCCTGGTTTGGCCGAAGGTGTGATGAGCCGCAACGCATGTGATCAAGTGGAAGCGTCACTTGCTCACATCTGA
- a CDS encoding phosphoribulokinase has product MSKRHPVVAVTGSSGAGTSTVKRAFEHIFAREGITPAVVEGDSYHRYERMPMKKAMADALAKGENFSHFGPEANLFDKLEELFRTYGETGAGQKRYYLHSPEEAAEHNARLGVNLEPGQFTPWEDIPSGTDVLFYEGLHGGVKGEGYDVSALADLLVGVVPITNLEWIQKIHRDNAERGYSAEAIVDTILRRMPDYINHICPQFSQTDINFQRVPTVDTSNPFICRNIPTPDESFVIIHFRKGAREKWGIDFGYLLSMIHDSFMSSPTSIVVNGGKMGFAMELILTPIIHRMIEEKKKVS; this is encoded by the coding sequence ATGTCGAAGCGTCATCCGGTTGTCGCTGTTACCGGTTCTTCCGGAGCTGGAACCAGCACCGTCAAGCGCGCCTTCGAGCACATCTTTGCGCGGGAGGGCATTACCCCTGCAGTGGTGGAAGGCGACAGCTACCACCGCTACGAGCGGATGCCCATGAAAAAGGCCATGGCGGATGCCCTGGCCAAGGGTGAAAATTTCTCCCATTTCGGCCCTGAGGCCAACCTCTTCGACAAGCTCGAGGAGCTGTTCCGCACCTATGGCGAGACCGGTGCTGGTCAGAAGCGCTACTACCTGCACAGCCCCGAAGAAGCTGCCGAACACAACGCCCGTCTCGGCGTCAACCTCGAGCCGGGTCAGTTCACGCCTTGGGAAGACATCCCTTCGGGCACCGATGTGCTGTTCTACGAAGGCCTTCACGGTGGCGTGAAGGGAGAGGGATACGACGTCTCGGCCCTGGCTGACCTGCTGGTGGGCGTGGTGCCGATCACCAACCTCGAGTGGATTCAGAAGATCCACCGTGACAATGCTGAGCGCGGCTATTCCGCTGAAGCGATCGTTGACACGATCCTGCGCCGGATGCCGGATTACATCAACCACATCTGCCCCCAGTTCAGTCAGACCGACATCAACTTCCAGAGGGTTCCCACGGTGGACACCTCCAACCCCTTCATCTGCCGGAACATCCCGACGCCTGATGAAAGTTTCGTGATCATTCACTTCCGCAAGGGTGCTCGCGAGAAGTGGGGGATCGACTTTGGCTATCTGCTGAGCATGATCCACGATTCCTTCATGTCCAGCCCCACCAGCATCGTGGTGAACGGCGGCAAGATGGGCTTTGCAATGGAACTGATCCTCACTCCGATCATTCACCGCATGATCGAAGAGAAGAAGAAGGTCAGCTGA
- the purQ gene encoding phosphoribosylformylglycinamidine synthase subunit PurQ, giving the protein MSIGVIVFPGSNCDRDVQWATEGCLGMSTRRVWHEETDLSGFDAIVLPGGFSYGDYLRCGAIARFAPALQSLIEFAKQGGRVLGICNGFQVLTELGLLPGALTRNRDLHFICEDAPLKVVSQRTAWMQGYDGGTLTLPIAHGEGRYQCSDDTLKQLQDKDAIALRYGNNPNGSVADIAGITNPSGTVLGLMPHPERACDPATGGTDGQRMLEALLG; this is encoded by the coding sequence ATGAGCATCGGGGTCATCGTTTTCCCCGGCTCGAACTGTGATCGGGATGTTCAATGGGCGACTGAGGGATGCCTCGGCATGAGCACGCGCCGTGTCTGGCATGAAGAGACCGATCTGAGCGGCTTTGACGCGATCGTGCTCCCTGGCGGTTTCAGTTACGGCGATTATCTGCGTTGCGGTGCCATTGCCCGCTTCGCGCCAGCCCTGCAATCCCTGATTGAGTTCGCGAAACAGGGCGGGCGGGTGCTTGGCATCTGCAACGGATTCCAAGTGCTGACAGAACTGGGCCTTCTCCCTGGCGCATTGACCAGAAACCGGGATCTTCACTTCATCTGTGAGGACGCGCCCCTCAAGGTTGTGAGTCAGCGCACAGCCTGGATGCAGGGGTACGACGGCGGAACGCTGACCTTGCCGATCGCCCACGGAGAAGGCCGTTATCAGTGCAGTGATGACACGCTGAAGCAGCTTCAGGACAAGGACGCCATTGCCCTGAGATACGGCAACAACCCCAACGGGTCGGTCGCCGATATCGCCGGCATCACCAATCCCAGCGGCACCGTTTTGGGCCTGATGCCCCACCCGGAACGGGCTTGTGATCCAGCCACTGGAGGAACCGACGGCCAACGCATGCTGGAAGCCCTGCTGGGCTGA
- the purS gene encoding phosphoribosylformylglycinamidine synthase subunit PurS produces MPRFQARVLVRLRPSVLDPAGEAARGAAERLGVEGLSKLRIGKAVEMEVEAPNEEEARRRLELLSDRLLANPVIEDWTLELQNP; encoded by the coding sequence GTGCCGCGTTTTCAAGCCCGCGTCCTTGTGCGTCTGCGCCCCTCTGTGCTCGATCCAGCCGGAGAAGCCGCGCGTGGTGCCGCTGAACGTCTTGGGGTGGAGGGCCTCAGCAAACTGCGGATCGGCAAAGCCGTGGAAATGGAGGTGGAGGCTCCGAATGAAGAGGAAGCCCGCCGCAGGTTGGAATTGCTCAGCGATCGATTACTCGCCAACCCGGTGATCGAAGACTGGACTCTGGAGCTGCAGAACCCATGA
- the fba gene encoding class II fructose-bisphosphate aldolase (catalyzes the reversible aldol condensation of dihydroxyacetonephosphate and glyceraldehyde 3-phosphate in the Calvin cycle, glycolysis, and/or gluconeogenesis) — protein MALVPLRLLLDHAAENGYGIPAFNVNNLEQVQAIMEAADETDSPVILQASRGARSYAGEIFLRHLILAATETYPHIPVVMHQDHGNAPDTCYSAAINGFTSVMMDGSLEADAKTPASYDYNVNVTKQVVDFAHSVGVSVEGELGCLGSLETGKGEAEDGHGFEGELSKDMLLTDPAEAADFVAKTKCDALAIAIGTSHGAYKFTRKPTGEVLAISRIAEIHKAIPNTHLVMHGSSSVPQEWLEMINKHGGSIPETYGVPVEEIQEGIRNGVRKVNIDTDNRLAFTAAVREAAMADPANFDPRHFNKPARKYMKQVCLDRYQQFWAAGNASKIQQQSITHYAGLYAKGALDPKAAVAA, from the coding sequence ATGGCGCTCGTTCCGCTTCGGCTTTTGCTCGACCATGCCGCCGAAAACGGCTATGGCATCCCTGCGTTCAACGTGAACAACCTCGAGCAGGTCCAGGCCATCATGGAAGCGGCTGACGAGACCGACAGCCCCGTGATCCTGCAGGCGTCTCGCGGTGCCCGCAGCTACGCCGGCGAAATCTTCCTGCGTCACCTGATCCTGGCCGCGACCGAGACCTATCCCCACATCCCCGTGGTGATGCACCAGGACCACGGCAACGCTCCTGATACCTGTTACTCCGCTGCCATCAACGGCTTCACCTCCGTGATGATGGACGGATCCCTGGAAGCCGACGCCAAGACTCCCGCCAGCTACGACTACAACGTCAACGTCACCAAGCAGGTTGTTGACTTCGCTCACTCCGTGGGTGTGAGTGTTGAAGGTGAGCTGGGTTGTCTGGGCTCCCTGGAAACCGGTAAGGGTGAAGCTGAAGACGGCCACGGTTTCGAGGGTGAGCTGTCCAAAGACATGCTCCTCACCGATCCTGCAGAGGCTGCTGACTTCGTCGCCAAAACCAAGTGTGATGCTCTTGCTATCGCCATCGGTACCAGCCACGGCGCCTACAAGTTCACCCGCAAGCCCACAGGCGAAGTGCTGGCCATCAGCCGCATCGCTGAGATCCACAAAGCCATCCCCAACACCCACTTGGTGATGCATGGCTCCTCCTCTGTTCCCCAGGAATGGCTGGAGATGATCAACAAGCACGGTGGTTCCATCCCCGAGACCTACGGCGTTCCCGTCGAAGAGATCCAGGAGGGCATCCGCAACGGTGTGCGCAAGGTGAACATCGACACCGACAACCGTCTGGCCTTTACCGCTGCTGTGCGTGAGGCAGCCATGGCCGACCCCGCCAACTTCGATCCCCGCCACTTCAACAAGCCGGCTCGGAAGTACATGAAGCAGGTCTGCCTTGACCGCTATCAGCAGTTCTGGGCTGCCGGCAATGCCAGCAAGATCCAGCAGCAGAGCATCACCCACTACGCCGGCCTGTATGCCAAGGGTGCTCTTGATCCCAAGGCTGCCGTCGCTGCCTGA
- a CDS encoding A24 family peptidase: MEGLSLLWIALLGACVGSFTNVVVWRLPRQESVVFPGSHCPKCGHSIRWHDNLPVLGWLLLRGRCRDCHAGISWRYPAVEVLSAGLWMSAVLVWPGAGAGLPDLWLPWAGLPLIALLLPLVLIDLDHLWLPEPLCRWGVVLGLFVSSVGGVSAVSTHLIASVLALLLLEGLSALAERLLGQPALGLGDAKLAALGGAWLGPGGIAAAMAIAIAAGAAVGGTARLSGRLGPREPFPFGPFIALGIWLVWLTGPMWWWSEWLMLLGV; this comes from the coding sequence ATGGAAGGGTTGAGCTTGCTTTGGATTGCCCTGCTGGGCGCCTGCGTCGGCAGCTTCACCAACGTGGTGGTGTGGCGCTTGCCCCGTCAGGAATCCGTGGTCTTCCCGGGAAGCCACTGCCCGAAATGTGGTCATTCCATTCGCTGGCATGACAATCTCCCGGTGCTCGGTTGGCTGCTGCTGAGGGGGCGTTGTCGGGACTGTCATGCCGGGATCAGCTGGCGCTATCCAGCGGTGGAGGTCCTGAGTGCCGGCTTGTGGATGTCGGCTGTATTGGTATGGCCTGGTGCTGGTGCCGGGCTTCCCGATCTCTGGCTCCCCTGGGCGGGTCTTCCTCTGATCGCGCTGCTGCTGCCCCTGGTGCTGATCGATTTGGATCACCTGTGGCTGCCGGAGCCCCTGTGTCGCTGGGGTGTGGTGCTGGGGTTGTTCGTCAGCAGCGTTGGTGGGGTCTCCGCGGTTTCAACCCATCTGATCGCATCGGTGCTTGCCTTGCTGCTTCTGGAAGGCCTCAGTGCCTTGGCCGAACGGCTGTTGGGGCAACCTGCGCTGGGTCTGGGTGATGCCAAGTTGGCGGCGCTGGGCGGGGCATGGCTTGGCCCTGGGGGGATTGCAGCCGCCATGGCCATTGCGATTGCGGCGGGTGCCGCGGTCGGAGGCACTGCTCGATTAAGTGGACGGCTGGGCCCTCGGGAACCTTTCCCCTTCGGTCCGTTTATTGCTCTCGGAATCTGGTTGGTCTGGCTGACCGGTCCGATGTGGTGGTGGAGTGAGTGGTTGATGTTGCTGGGCGTCTGA
- the accD gene encoding acetyl-CoA carboxylase, carboxyltransferase subunit beta produces MSLFDWFADRRKGQYVANVKQEPDEGDGLWSKCPECGQVVYVKDLKLNASVCANCGYHHRIDSAERIALIADPDSFQVLNADLSPVDPLGFKDRRAYADRLRESQASTGLRDGVVTGLCRVEGIPMGLAAMDFRFMGGSMGSVVGEKITRLIEESTARKLPLLIVCASGGARMQEGMLSLMQMAKISGALERHREAELLYMPLLTHPTTGGVTASFAMLGDLILAEPKALIGFAGRRVIEQTLREKLPDNFQTAEYLQDHGFVDTIVPRTQLRSTLANLLRLHGSKSMELTSA; encoded by the coding sequence GTGTCTCTGTTCGACTGGTTTGCTGATCGCCGCAAGGGTCAGTACGTCGCCAATGTCAAGCAGGAACCTGATGAAGGCGATGGTCTGTGGAGCAAATGCCCTGAATGCGGGCAGGTGGTCTACGTCAAAGACCTGAAACTGAATGCCAGCGTTTGCGCCAACTGCGGCTATCACCACCGGATTGACAGTGCCGAACGCATCGCGCTGATCGCTGATCCAGACAGCTTCCAGGTGCTGAATGCTGATCTCTCACCGGTTGATCCTCTGGGGTTTAAAGATCGACGGGCCTACGCCGATCGGCTGCGGGAGAGTCAGGCCTCGACGGGGCTGCGGGATGGCGTGGTGACCGGCCTGTGCCGTGTTGAGGGCATTCCCATGGGGCTGGCAGCGATGGATTTCCGCTTCATGGGCGGGTCGATGGGATCTGTGGTCGGGGAAAAAATCACCCGTTTGATCGAGGAATCCACGGCCCGCAAGCTGCCGCTTCTGATCGTCTGCGCCTCTGGCGGTGCCCGGATGCAGGAGGGGATGCTCAGCCTGATGCAGATGGCGAAGATCTCTGGAGCACTGGAACGCCACCGTGAAGCCGAGCTGCTCTACATGCCTTTGCTCACCCACCCCACCACCGGAGGCGTCACAGCCAGCTTCGCCATGCTGGGAGACCTCATTTTGGCGGAGCCGAAAGCGCTGATTGGCTTCGCTGGGCGCCGCGTCATTGAGCAGACCCTGCGGGAGAAGTTGCCGGACAATTTTCAGACGGCTGAGTATCTGCAGGATCACGGGTTCGTGGACACGATCGTTCCACGCACCCAGTTGCGCTCCACGTTGGCCAACCTGCTGCGCTTGCATGGCAGCAAATCGATGGAGCTCACCAGCGCATGA
- a CDS encoding class I fructose-bisphosphate aldolase, with amino-acid sequence MALADYTSELISTAQSLASPGKGILAVDESTKTIGKRLGSIGVENTEANRQAYRGMLFTTAGLGDFISGAILYEETLFQNHADGESMVNKLGKLGIIPGIKVDMGLRPLGGANAVETLCTGLDGLVERAADYYAQGARFAKWRAVLQITADGCPSALSVRENAWGLARYARSVQESGLVPIVEPEILMDGNHSIETTARVQEHVIQEVYHACYANGVLLEGTLLKPSMTVQGADCPDKADPAKVAAMTVRTLERSVPASVPGIVFLSGGLSEEAASVYLNHMNSIERKAKWNLGFSYGRALQHSCLKGWGGTNTEAGQKALFARAQANSEASRGKYVAGSQPSSDEQLFVAGYTY; translated from the coding sequence ATGGCTCTGGCGGATTACACCTCCGAACTGATTTCAACTGCACAATCCCTCGCCTCACCTGGCAAAGGAATTCTTGCTGTTGATGAGTCCACCAAGACCATCGGCAAGCGCCTTGGCTCCATCGGAGTGGAGAACACCGAAGCCAATCGCCAGGCCTATCGGGGGATGCTCTTCACCACTGCGGGGCTTGGAGATTTCATCAGCGGAGCCATTCTTTACGAAGAGACCCTCTTCCAAAACCATGCTGACGGCGAGTCCATGGTGAACAAGCTGGGCAAGCTTGGAATCATTCCCGGCATCAAAGTCGATATGGGCCTAAGGCCCCTTGGTGGCGCCAACGCCGTCGAGACGCTCTGCACTGGTCTTGATGGGTTGGTTGAGCGTGCTGCCGACTATTACGCCCAGGGCGCTCGCTTCGCCAAGTGGCGTGCTGTGCTGCAAATCACTGCAGATGGCTGCCCTTCAGCCCTCTCTGTTCGCGAAAATGCTTGGGGCTTGGCTCGCTATGCCCGCTCGGTTCAGGAATCCGGCCTTGTTCCCATCGTGGAGCCCGAAATCCTGATGGATGGCAACCACAGCATCGAAACCACCGCTCGAGTTCAGGAACACGTCATACAGGAGGTGTATCACGCTTGCTACGCCAACGGTGTCTTGCTTGAAGGAACTCTGCTGAAGCCTTCGATGACGGTTCAGGGCGCGGACTGCCCAGACAAGGCAGACCCTGCAAAAGTCGCGGCGATGACGGTGCGAACCCTCGAGCGCAGTGTCCCTGCCAGTGTTCCCGGCATTGTGTTCCTCTCCGGAGGCTTGAGTGAAGAAGCTGCTTCGGTGTACTTGAACCATATGAACAGCATTGAGCGCAAGGCCAAGTGGAACCTTGGTTTCTCTTATGGCCGAGCTCTGCAGCACTCTTGCCTCAAAGGCTGGGGTGGGACCAACACTGAAGCTGGCCAGAAAGCACTGTTTGCAAGGGCCCAAGCTAACTCTGAAGCCTCACGCGGCAAATACGTTGCTGGCTCCCAGCCTTCGTCGGATGAACAGTTGTTTGTCGCCGGTTACACCTACTGA
- a CDS encoding ferritin, with translation MTSHTAAINNHLSLEFQASHTYLAMAIWLREKDLIGFSSYMLNKSIEERGHASKLISYLVDSDCKVQLPTIDSPQRDWESVETLFDMVYSMEKDVTRSINNIYSLAEKQGDRTATAMLDWFVEEQLQEESEARFVIKRLRLADSNSAALILLDQQFLDGTLLANVKAGGAFDATAGGAGA, from the coding sequence ATGACCTCCCATACAGCGGCGATCAACAACCATCTTTCCCTTGAATTCCAAGCCAGCCATACCTATTTGGCCATGGCGATCTGGCTGCGGGAAAAAGATCTCATCGGCTTCTCCAGCTACATGCTGAACAAGAGCATTGAGGAAAGGGGTCACGCCTCCAAGCTGATCTCGTACCTGGTGGACAGTGATTGCAAAGTTCAATTGCCCACCATTGACTCGCCGCAACGGGACTGGGAGTCAGTCGAAACATTGTTCGACATGGTTTACAGCATGGAAAAAGACGTCACACGCTCAATCAACAACATCTACAGCCTCGCGGAGAAGCAGGGAGATCGCACCGCGACAGCCATGCTCGATTGGTTTGTCGAGGAACAACTTCAGGAAGAATCAGAAGCCCGTTTTGTAATCAAAAGGCTGCGCTTGGCCGATTCGAACAGCGCTGCGTTGATTCTCCTGGATCAGCAGTTCCTGGATGGGACGCTGCTCGCCAATGTGAAAGCGGGGGGAGCCTTTGATGCGACGGCTGGCGGTGCCGGAGCGTGA